In one Pseudarthrobacter sp. NBSH8 genomic region, the following are encoded:
- the dnaE gene encoding DNA polymerase III subunit alpha, translating into MTSSNASFVHLHNHTEYSMLDGAARLGELFNETERLGMPALATTDHGYLFGAFDFWKRATDQGIKPIIGVEAYVTPGTARTDKSRVRWGEEHQRKDDISGGGSYTHMTLLSYNNVGMRNLFRASSIGSLDAVFGKWPRLDRELLNTYSEGLIATTGCPSGEVQTRLRLGQYREALEAASEFRDIFGAENYFCELMDHGLDIERRVTGDLLRLAKDLNLPLVATNDLHYTHEHDAKAHEALLAIQSGSTLLEPSYDNGGSRFAFSGSGYYLKSPQEMRELFRDHPDACDNTLLIAERCDVSFNTGANYMPRFPCPPGEDETSWLVKEVATGLEYRYPGGVPDKVRTQADYELEVITSMGFPGYFLVVADFINWAKKNGIRVGPGRGSGAGSMVAYAMRITDLDPLLHGLIFERFLNPDRVSMPDFDVDFDDRRRSEVIDYVTRKYGDERVAMIVTYGTIKTKQALKDSSRVLGYPFSMGEQLTKALPPAVMAKDIPLADIQNKDSKRYSEAGDFRQLIASDPEAAKVFETALGIEGLKRQWGVHAAGVIMSSDPIIDVIPVMRRIQDGQVITQFDYPTCEGLGLIKMDFLGLRNLTIISDALENIKFNRGMDLDLDSLALDDVASYELLARGDTLGVFQLDGGPMRSLLKLMKPDNFEDISAVLALYRPGPMGANAHTDYALRKNGIQEVIPIHPELKEPLAEILGGTYGLIVYQEQVMAVAQKLAGYSLGQADILRRAMGKKKKSELDKQFAGFSQGMQDNGYSMAAVKTLWDILLPFSDYAFNKAHSAAYGVISYWTAYLKAHFAPEYMAALLTSVGDDKDKSAIYLNECRRMGITVLPPDVNESALNFTPVGTDIRFGMGAIRNVGVNAVEAMVAAREKEGAYTSFKDYLMKVPAVVCNKRTIESLIKAGAFDSLNHHRRALAMIHEEAIDSVITLKRNEAIGQFDLFAGFEEVESEASLSIEIPDLPEWEKKDKLSFERDMLGLYVSDHPLQGLEGLLSQHADQSITSIIGEDGPHDGAIITISGMITSLSRRIAKASGNAYARAEIEDLGGSMEVMFFGQVYGPIASVLAEDLIVVVKGRLQRRDDGAVALNCMELSVPDLSEGTNGPVLISMPTHKATQAVVTELGDVLRNHRGNSEVRLHLQGDTRTEVMGLPVHLRVNPSPSLFGDLKVLLGPTCLDN; encoded by the coding sequence GTGACTTCCAGCAATGCCTCGTTCGTCCACCTCCATAACCACACCGAATACTCCATGTTGGACGGCGCAGCCCGCCTGGGTGAGCTCTTCAACGAGACTGAACGCCTCGGGATGCCGGCACTGGCCACCACCGACCACGGATACCTGTTCGGGGCTTTCGATTTCTGGAAGCGCGCCACGGACCAGGGGATCAAGCCGATTATCGGTGTGGAAGCCTACGTAACCCCCGGTACTGCGCGCACGGACAAAAGCCGTGTCCGCTGGGGCGAGGAACACCAGCGCAAGGACGACATCTCCGGCGGTGGTTCCTACACGCACATGACGCTGTTGAGCTATAACAACGTCGGCATGCGCAACCTCTTCCGGGCTTCGTCCATCGGCTCGCTGGACGCAGTTTTCGGCAAATGGCCGCGTTTGGACCGTGAGCTCCTCAACACATACTCCGAGGGCCTGATCGCCACCACGGGCTGCCCTTCGGGGGAGGTCCAGACCCGGCTGCGGCTGGGCCAGTACCGCGAGGCCTTGGAAGCCGCCTCGGAATTCCGTGATATTTTCGGTGCGGAGAACTATTTCTGCGAACTGATGGACCACGGCCTGGACATCGAACGACGGGTCACGGGAGACCTGCTGCGGCTGGCCAAGGACCTGAACCTGCCGCTGGTGGCCACCAACGACCTTCACTACACGCACGAACATGACGCCAAGGCACACGAGGCCCTGCTTGCCATCCAGTCAGGTTCCACGCTGCTGGAGCCGTCCTATGACAACGGCGGCTCTCGCTTCGCTTTCTCGGGCAGCGGCTACTACCTCAAATCCCCGCAGGAGATGCGGGAGCTGTTCAGGGACCACCCGGACGCTTGCGACAACACCCTGCTGATCGCCGAGCGCTGCGATGTCTCATTCAACACCGGCGCAAACTACATGCCGAGGTTTCCGTGCCCGCCGGGCGAGGACGAAACATCCTGGCTGGTCAAGGAAGTTGCCACGGGACTGGAATACCGGTACCCGGGCGGTGTCCCGGACAAAGTCCGCACCCAGGCCGACTACGAGCTCGAAGTCATCACCTCCATGGGGTTCCCGGGATACTTCCTGGTGGTGGCCGACTTCATCAACTGGGCGAAGAAGAACGGTATCCGCGTCGGTCCCGGCCGTGGCTCCGGCGCCGGCTCCATGGTGGCGTACGCCATGCGAATCACGGACCTTGATCCGCTCCTTCACGGCCTGATCTTCGAGCGGTTCCTCAACCCTGACCGGGTGTCCATGCCTGACTTCGACGTTGACTTCGATGACCGGCGCCGGTCCGAAGTCATTGACTATGTGACCCGGAAATACGGCGACGAGCGCGTGGCAATGATTGTCACGTACGGCACCATCAAAACCAAGCAGGCGCTGAAGGACTCCTCCCGTGTGCTGGGCTACCCGTTCAGCATGGGGGAGCAGCTGACCAAGGCGCTCCCGCCGGCAGTGATGGCCAAGGACATCCCGCTCGCCGACATCCAGAACAAGGACTCAAAGCGCTACAGCGAGGCGGGTGACTTCCGCCAGCTGATCGCTTCCGATCCAGAGGCCGCGAAGGTCTTCGAGACTGCCCTCGGCATTGAGGGGCTGAAGCGCCAGTGGGGCGTGCACGCCGCTGGCGTCATTATGTCCTCGGATCCCATCATCGACGTCATCCCGGTCATGCGCCGTATCCAGGACGGCCAGGTGATCACGCAGTTCGACTACCCCACGTGTGAGGGCCTGGGGCTGATCAAGATGGACTTCCTCGGCCTGCGGAACCTGACGATCATTTCCGACGCCCTGGAGAACATCAAGTTCAACCGCGGCATGGACCTGGACCTGGACAGCCTGGCCCTGGATGACGTGGCCTCGTATGAACTGCTGGCCCGGGGCGACACCCTGGGTGTGTTCCAGCTTGATGGCGGTCCCATGCGGTCCCTGCTGAAGCTGATGAAGCCTGACAACTTCGAGGACATCTCCGCCGTGCTGGCTCTTTATCGGCCCGGTCCGATGGGCGCGAACGCGCACACCGACTACGCGCTGCGCAAGAACGGGATCCAAGAAGTCATCCCTATCCACCCCGAGCTCAAGGAACCGCTTGCTGAAATCCTTGGCGGGACCTACGGCCTGATCGTATATCAGGAGCAGGTGATGGCCGTAGCCCAGAAACTCGCCGGCTATTCGCTCGGGCAGGCAGACATCCTGCGGCGCGCCATGGGCAAAAAGAAGAAATCCGAGCTGGACAAGCAGTTCGCCGGATTCTCCCAGGGCATGCAGGACAACGGCTACTCCATGGCCGCAGTGAAGACCCTGTGGGACATCCTGCTGCCGTTCTCCGACTACGCCTTCAACAAGGCCCACTCGGCCGCGTATGGCGTGATCTCCTACTGGACCGCGTACCTGAAGGCGCACTTTGCGCCGGAGTACATGGCTGCCCTGCTGACGTCGGTCGGTGACGACAAGGACAAATCGGCAATCTACCTCAACGAATGCCGGCGCATGGGAATCACCGTGCTGCCGCCGGACGTGAACGAATCCGCGCTGAACTTCACTCCGGTAGGCACCGACATCCGATTCGGCATGGGTGCCATCCGCAACGTGGGCGTCAATGCCGTCGAAGCGATGGTGGCCGCGCGCGAGAAGGAAGGTGCCTACACGTCCTTCAAGGACTACCTCATGAAGGTCCCCGCGGTGGTCTGCAACAAGCGGACCATTGAATCCCTGATCAAGGCCGGAGCCTTCGATTCCCTCAACCACCACCGGCGTGCCCTGGCGATGATCCATGAAGAGGCCATCGACTCCGTGATCACCCTCAAGCGAAACGAAGCAATCGGCCAGTTCGATCTCTTCGCCGGTTTCGAGGAGGTCGAATCCGAAGCGTCGCTGAGCATCGAGATCCCCGACCTGCCGGAATGGGAGAAGAAGGACAAGCTCTCCTTTGAGCGCGACATGCTTGGCCTGTATGTGTCAGACCACCCGCTGCAAGGCCTGGAAGGACTCCTCAGCCAGCACGCGGACCAGTCCATCACCTCGATCATCGGCGAAGACGGGCCGCACGACGGCGCCATCATCACCATCTCCGGCATGATCACCTCGCTCAGCCGCAGGATCGCCAAGGCGAGTGGCAACGCCTATGCCCGGGCCGAAATCGAAGACCTCGGCGGTTCGATGGAGGTGATGTTCTTCGGCCAGGTCTACGGCCCCATCGCGTCGGTCCTTGCCGAGGACCTGATCGTCGTGGTCAAGGGCCGCCTGCAGCGGCGGGACGACGGTGCCGTGGCGCTGAACTGCATGGAACTGTCCGTTCCGGACCTCAGTGAAGGAACCAACGGCCCCGTGCTCATTTCGATGCCCACCCACAAGGCAACCCAGGCTGTTGTCACCGAACTGGGCGATGTCCTTCGGAACCATCGGGGGAACTCGGAAGTCAGGCTCCACCTGCAGGGTGACACCCGGACGGAAGTCATGGGGCTGCCCGTCCATCTCAGGGTCAACCCCAGCCCGTCACTGTTCGGTGACCTGAAGGTGCTCCTGGGCCCAACCTGCCTGGATAACTAG
- a CDS encoding flavin reductase family protein, which yields MTDKTPFEGTFKEMFRRHAAGVAIITVNYQGEPYGFTATSVASLSAQPPRFTFNMARSSSSWPAVANATHLGVHMLGLENQALADRFARTKDRFGGDHWKLGPHEVPILKDVAGWLIGKIQMRLSFENNAVVVVEVVDGELGDDGSPLLYHAGGYGQPVPLDYQI from the coding sequence ATGACAGACAAAACGCCGTTCGAGGGCACTTTCAAGGAAATGTTCCGGCGGCATGCGGCGGGGGTCGCCATCATCACCGTGAACTACCAGGGCGAGCCCTACGGCTTCACCGCCACGTCCGTGGCGTCACTTTCCGCACAGCCGCCGCGGTTCACGTTCAATATGGCCCGCAGTTCAAGTTCCTGGCCGGCCGTGGCCAACGCCACCCACCTCGGTGTCCACATGCTGGGCCTGGAAAACCAGGCGCTTGCAGACCGTTTCGCGCGCACCAAGGACAGGTTCGGCGGGGACCACTGGAAACTTGGCCCGCACGAGGTCCCGATCCTCAAAGACGTCGCCGGCTGGCTGATCGGTAAGATCCAGATGCGGCTCTCCTTCGAGAACAATGCCGTGGTGGTTGTCGAGGTTGTGGACGGCGAATTGGGCGACGACGGCTCGCCGCTCCTGTACCACGCCGGCGGCTATGGCCAGCCGGTCCCCCTGGACTACCAGATCTGA